From one Streptomyces chromofuscus genomic stretch:
- a CDS encoding oligopeptide/dipeptide ABC transporter ATP-binding protein, which produces MSLLELDGVKVHFPVKKGILFDRTVGHVHAVDGVSLKVEAGQTYGLVGESGCGKTTLGRAVLRLVDITEGEVVLDGTDLAKLPAEEMRRFRRRLQMVFQDPLGSLNPRQNIESILTEGMLAHGVGATQEERREKIKAILAKVGLPANALSRYPHEFSGGQRQRIGIARALVLEPDVIICDEPVSALDVSIQAQVINLLEELQEELGLTYVVIAHDLAVVRHISDMIGVMYLGALVEEAPSDALYAEPRHPYTKALMSAVPVPDPEVEDRRERILLTGDLPSPANPPAGCRFHTRCPWVQETRCATERPELTDVGDGHRVACHFAAEIAAGTLRRTTGEVVPAAREELVDAPERAEDTGEVTVPEQPEPKDEVAKADTKKTEPESGEAEGGPAEDGEAESGEAEQDGPEQDGPEQDGPEQDGPEQDGPEQDGPEQDEIKQEADEKDEVKKEAVEMDEVKKEAVEKAS; this is translated from the coding sequence ATGAGCCTGCTCGAACTGGACGGAGTCAAAGTCCATTTCCCGGTCAAGAAGGGCATCCTCTTCGACCGCACCGTCGGCCACGTGCACGCCGTCGACGGGGTGTCGCTCAAGGTCGAGGCGGGCCAGACCTACGGTCTGGTCGGCGAATCGGGCTGCGGCAAGACCACCCTCGGCCGGGCCGTGCTGCGCCTGGTGGACATCACCGAGGGCGAGGTCGTGCTGGACGGCACGGACCTGGCCAAGCTGCCGGCCGAGGAGATGCGCCGCTTCCGGCGCCGCCTCCAGATGGTCTTCCAGGACCCGCTGGGCTCCCTGAACCCACGGCAGAACATCGAGTCGATCCTCACCGAGGGCATGCTCGCCCACGGTGTCGGCGCCACTCAGGAGGAGCGCCGGGAGAAGATCAAGGCAATCCTGGCCAAGGTCGGCCTGCCGGCCAACGCCCTCTCCCGCTACCCGCACGAGTTCTCCGGCGGTCAGCGCCAGCGCATCGGCATCGCCCGTGCGCTGGTGCTCGAGCCCGACGTGATCATCTGCGACGAACCGGTCTCCGCGCTGGACGTGTCCATCCAGGCACAGGTGATCAACCTGCTGGAGGAACTCCAGGAGGAACTGGGCCTGACCTACGTGGTGATCGCCCATGACCTCGCCGTCGTCCGGCACATCTCCGACATGATCGGCGTGATGTACCTGGGTGCCCTGGTGGAGGAGGCGCCGAGCGACGCGCTCTACGCCGAGCCGCGGCACCCCTACACCAAGGCTCTGATGTCGGCGGTACCCGTGCCCGACCCCGAGGTCGAGGACCGGCGCGAGCGGATCCTGCTCACCGGCGATCTGCCCTCGCCGGCCAACCCGCCCGCCGGTTGCCGCTTCCACACCCGGTGCCCGTGGGTGCAGGAGACGCGCTGTGCGACCGAGCGGCCCGAACTCACCGACGTCGGCGACGGTCACCGGGTGGCCTGCCACTTCGCGGCCGAGATCGCGGCCGGGACGCTGCGCCGGACGACGGGAGAGGTGGTCCCGGCGGCGCGCGAGGAGCTCGTCGACGCGCCCGAGCGTGCCGAGGACACCGGGGAAGTGACGGTGCCGGAGCAGCCGGAGCCGAAGGACGAGGTGGCGAAGGCCGACACGAAGAAGACCGAGCCGGAGAGCGGCGAGGCCGAGGGCGGCCCGGCGGAGGACGGCGAAGCGGAGAGCGGCGAGGCCGAGCAGGACGGGCCGGAGCAGGACGGGCCGGAGCAGGACGGGCCGGAGCAGGACGGGCCGGAGCAGGACGGGCCGGAGCAGGACGGGCCGGAGCAGGACGAGATCAAGCAGGAAGCCGACGAGAAGGACGAGGTCAAGAAGGAAGCGGTGGAGATGGACGAGGTGAAGAAAGAAGCGGTGGAGAAGGCCTCGTAA
- a CDS encoding trimeric intracellular cation channel family protein — protein sequence MLQQLFTPSVQHTLDLIGIFVFAISGALLAVRKNFDVFGIAVLAEVTALGGGLFRDLIIGAVPPAAFTDLGYFVTPLLATLLVFFLHPHVERIQAGVNVFDAAGLGLFCVAGTTKAYEYGLGLHASAALGLATAVGGGVLRDVLANEVPSLLRWDRDLYAVPAIVGAVMVAVCIRYDALNPLTSTLAAATAFVLRLLAMRFHWRAPRAWNRRSTVREEEPPRRPTAKATA from the coding sequence GTGCTCCAGCAACTGTTCACGCCGTCCGTCCAGCACACCCTCGACCTGATCGGCATCTTCGTCTTCGCCATCTCCGGCGCGCTGCTGGCCGTCCGCAAGAACTTCGACGTCTTCGGCATCGCCGTCCTCGCCGAGGTCACCGCGCTGGGCGGCGGGCTGTTCCGTGACCTGATCATCGGCGCCGTGCCCCCGGCCGCGTTCACGGACCTGGGGTACTTCGTCACCCCGCTGCTCGCCACCCTGCTGGTCTTCTTCCTCCACCCGCACGTGGAGCGCATCCAGGCCGGCGTGAACGTCTTCGACGCGGCCGGCCTCGGCCTGTTCTGCGTGGCGGGCACCACGAAGGCCTACGAGTACGGGCTCGGCCTGCACGCCTCCGCGGCCCTCGGTCTCGCCACCGCGGTCGGCGGCGGCGTGCTGCGGGACGTGCTGGCCAACGAGGTGCCGTCGCTGCTGCGCTGGGACCGGGACCTGTACGCCGTCCCCGCCATCGTCGGTGCCGTGATGGTCGCCGTGTGCATCCGCTACGACGCCCTCAACCCGCTGACCAGCACACTCGCCGCCGCCACCGCCTTCGTCCTGCGGCTGCTGGCGATGCGCTTCCACTGGCGCGCGCCCCGGGCGTGGAACCGGCGCTCGACGGTGCGCGAGGAGGAGCCGCCCAGGCGGCCGACGGCAAAAGCTACCGCTTAG